From a region of the Constantimarinum furrinae genome:
- a CDS encoding ComF family protein, which translates to MKNIFYGRVPLKNATALFEFQKKGITQHIMHNLKYRDQEEISYFFGRWLGAELKELPAYSDVDLVIPVPLHKQKLKKRGYNQVTGFATEIAAALNVPYRDNILLKVSKTNSQVFKKRLMRIQEDEVFSITHSEAIENKHILLVDDIVTTGATLENCANKLLQKSNVTLSFATMAIA; encoded by the coding sequence ATGAAAAACATCTTTTACGGTCGTGTTCCGCTTAAAAATGCGACGGCTTTGTTCGAATTTCAGAAAAAAGGGATCACGCAACACATCATGCACAATTTAAAGTATCGTGATCAGGAAGAGATCAGTTATTTCTTCGGAAGGTGGCTCGGGGCCGAATTAAAGGAGCTCCCCGCATACTCCGATGTGGATCTCGTGATTCCCGTTCCCTTACATAAACAGAAACTGAAAAAACGCGGTTACAACCAGGTGACCGGTTTTGCCACAGAAATTGCGGCTGCCCTCAATGTTCCTTATCGGGATAATATTCTTTTGAAAGTTTCAAAGACGAATTCTCAGGTTTTCAAAAAAAGACTCATGCGTATACAGGAAGACGAGGTATTTAGTATTACCCATTCCGAAGCCATAGAAAATAAACACATACTGCTGGTCGATGATATAGTTACGACGGGAGCAACCCTCGAAAATTGTGCTAATAAACTTCTTCAGAAATCGAATGTGACCCTAAGCTTTGCGACTATGGCCATCGCCTAG
- a CDS encoding Ig-like domain-containing protein: MLKSLQNLPIFAIMKHRLYLIPLLVLLILSMANCAKKGSPSGGLKDSIPPVILRSFPENYTTNFNGNEIRIIFDEYIKLKDLQKNLIISPPLQYDPIITPYSTSKQIKITILDTLKENTTYSINFGQSIVDNNEENPFEYFKYVFSTGSYIDSLNVMGSATDAQILSSQGRTNVMLYEVDDTFTDSIIYTQKPTYVTTVRDSAHSFELTNLKAGTYLMLALNETNSDFIYQPKNDKIGFVNEFITLPTDSTFHIKLFKEIPDYSIARPSQNSKNEILFGYEGEADSLQIELLSDVPQDYKSVVYKDAIKDTLHYWYTPAFERDSLVFVAKNRIHSDTIIMRIKELYADSLTVRNTAASVVLPRDSIKLQVNTPVTSVASEYVQVMNKDSVLIPSEFVLDREYNIAAVVFPKTEEQSYAVQLFPNAITDMFGKTNDTISYLVRTKAESDYGTLTLTLNNVRSYPVIVQLVNEKFEVIAQKVSWQQETAFFDYISPGMFYIRVIYDENKNGIWDTGSFLNRIQPEKVIYYPSKLEMRVNWSLNETFTLD, encoded by the coding sequence ATGCTGAAAAGTCTGCAAAACTTACCTATTTTTGCAATCATGAAGCACCGTTTGTATCTTATTCCTTTACTGGTTTTGCTTATCCTTTCCATGGCAAACTGTGCGAAAAAGGGATCTCCTTCCGGCGGATTAAAAGACAGTATCCCTCCTGTAATTCTTAGAAGTTTCCCCGAAAATTACACAACCAACTTTAACGGAAATGAGATACGGATCATTTTCGATGAATATATAAAACTGAAAGACCTTCAGAAAAACCTAATTATCTCCCCTCCGCTACAATACGATCCTATTATTACCCCGTACAGCACTTCCAAACAAATAAAGATCACCATCCTCGATACGCTGAAGGAAAATACTACGTATTCGATCAACTTCGGACAAAGTATCGTTGACAACAATGAGGAAAACCCTTTCGAATATTTTAAATACGTTTTTTCAACAGGAAGTTATATCGATAGTCTTAATGTAATGGGTAGCGCAACCGATGCTCAAATATTAAGTTCTCAAGGAAGAACGAATGTGATGCTCTATGAAGTGGATGATACTTTTACAGACTCCATAATATACACCCAAAAACCTACCTATGTCACCACAGTAAGGGATAGTGCCCATAGTTTCGAACTTACCAACCTCAAAGCGGGGACTTATTTAATGCTGGCCCTCAACGAAACAAACAGCGATTTTATCTATCAGCCAAAGAATGATAAAATCGGATTTGTAAATGAGTTTATCACACTCCCTACAGACAGCACCTTTCACATCAAGCTGTTTAAAGAAATTCCCGATTACAGCATCGCCAGACCGTCTCAGAATTCAAAAAATGAGATCCTTTTCGGGTATGAGGGTGAAGCAGATTCGTTACAGATCGAATTGCTTAGCGACGTTCCACAGGACTACAAATCTGTGGTATACAAGGATGCGATAAAAGACACCCTGCATTATTGGTACACTCCTGCATTTGAAAGAGATTCCTTAGTCTTTGTAGCAAAAAATAGAATACACAGCGACACCATTATCATGCGCATTAAGGAATTATATGCCGATAGTTTGACGGTTCGCAATACGGCGGCTTCGGTGGTATTGCCCAGAGACAGTATTAAACTTCAGGTCAATACTCCGGTTACTTCGGTTGCTTCGGAATATGTACAGGTCATGAATAAAGATTCGGTATTAATTCCTTCAGAATTCGTACTGGACCGCGAATACAATATTGCGGCTGTGGTATTTCCGAAGACTGAAGAGCAATCCTATGCAGTTCAACTTTTTCCAAATGCCATCACCGATATGTTCGGAAAGACCAACGATACCATTTCTTATCTGGTACGTACGAAGGCCGAATCCGATTATGGAACATTAACGCTAACACTCAACAATGTAAGATCGTATCCGGTGATCGTTCAGCTGGTCAATGAAAAGTTCGAAGTGATCGCCCAAAAGGTGAGTTGGCAGCAGGAAACGGCCTTTTTCGATTATATTTCGCCCGGCATGTTTTATATACGGGTGATCTATGACGAAAATAAGAATGGGATCTGGGACACGGGTAGTTTTCTCAACAGAATACAACCTGAAAAAGTGATCTATTACCCCTCAAAACTGGAAATGCGAGTCAATTGGAGCCTCAACGAAACCTTTACTTTAGACTAA
- a CDS encoding amidohydrolase yields the protein MNDRLRLSIIQSELHWEDPEANRTMFSEKIHGINEQTHLIVLPEMFTTGFSMNAAQLAEENNGSTLAWMRSEAQKNNCAITGSVIIKEENSYFNRLFFVFPHGDYKKYDKRHTFTLAGEHKIYSAGTQKLIVDYLGWKICPLICYDLRFPVWARNTENYDLLLYVANWPKKRVAAWDALLKARAIENMCYTVGVNRTGLDGNSHHYTGHSTVYDVLGEQLSTTDFEKEFIETVILERSHLDSNREHLQFLNDRDEFSLK from the coding sequence ATGAACGATCGATTGAGACTTAGCATTATTCAGAGTGAACTGCACTGGGAAGATCCCGAAGCCAACCGTACCATGTTTTCAGAAAAAATACACGGCATAAATGAGCAAACACACCTTATTGTCCTGCCCGAAATGTTTACCACCGGTTTTTCAATGAATGCTGCACAATTGGCTGAAGAAAATAACGGCTCCACCTTAGCCTGGATGCGATCTGAAGCTCAAAAAAACAACTGTGCTATTACGGGAAGTGTGATAATAAAGGAAGAGAATAGTTACTTTAACCGCTTGTTTTTTGTATTTCCCCATGGAGATTATAAAAAATACGATAAAAGGCATACGTTCACACTGGCCGGAGAACATAAGATTTACTCGGCAGGTACTCAAAAACTCATCGTGGATTATCTGGGCTGGAAAATTTGTCCGTTGATCTGTTATGACTTACGGTTTCCGGTTTGGGCTCGCAATACCGAAAATTACGACCTGTTACTTTATGTAGCCAACTGGCCGAAAAAACGGGTGGCAGCCTGGGATGCGCTACTTAAAGCACGTGCTATTGAAAATATGTGCTATACTGTTGGGGTAAACCGAACGGGTCTCGACGGAAATTCACATCACTATACTGGGCATTCGACGGTATATGATGTGTTGGGAGAACAGCTCTCGACCACCGACTTTGAAAAAGAATTTATTGAAACGGTTATTCTGGAACGATCTCATCTAGATTCAAACCGGGAACACCTCCAGTTTTTGAATGACAGAGACGAATTTAGTCTAAAGTAA
- a CDS encoding ankyrin repeat domain-containing protein, with protein sequence MNEDLFKAIREGNASVVQEILAKNPQWVNERDTRGSTPLLLASYYGFSDITKIILSHPQEVDAQDASGNTALMGVCFKGHKNIAELLLEHGADVNITNYNGATALIFAATFGKTEIAKLLLEHGANPTISDDKGNTALSHATMQGFSEMIALLNRES encoded by the coding sequence ATGAATGAGGATTTATTTAAAGCCATCCGCGAAGGAAATGCTTCAGTGGTACAAGAGATACTTGCAAAAAACCCACAATGGGTAAATGAAAGGGACACAAGAGGTTCAACACCGCTGCTTTTAGCCAGCTATTATGGGTTTTCAGACATAACAAAAATTATACTGTCACATCCCCAGGAAGTCGATGCACAGGATGCTTCGGGAAATACTGCGCTTATGGGTGTTTGTTTTAAAGGGCATAAGAACATAGCCGAATTATTACTGGAGCACGGAGCCGACGTTAATATTACGAATTACAATGGAGCCACGGCACTCATTTTTGCAGCCACCTTCGGAAAAACTGAAATTGCCAAATTGTTATTAGAACACGGGGCCAACCCCACAATTTCAGACGATAAAGGAAATACGGCTTTATCACATGCTACTATGCAGGGTTTTTCTGAAATGATCGCTCTTTTAAATCGGGAATCATGA